A stretch of the bacterium genome encodes the following:
- a CDS encoding pseudouridine synthase, translated as MAQIRLQKYLAGCGVASRRHAEELMRSGQISVNGEKALAPGVKIDPEKDKVFFKNKLVTPLKKDKIYLLLNKPKGYITTARDIHAEKTVFDLLKGIKEKLFPVGRLDKDTSGLLLFTNDGELCYRLTHPKFEVEKTYYVEIRGEIANCDIACLEQGIVIEGIKTSPAKIEIITRNKNISEIKLTIREGRKRQIRKMINKIGYNLSELKRIKFGPVTLGNLKEGNFRYLDKNEIEKLTCKKG; from the coding sequence ATGGCGCAAATAAGATTACAAAAATATCTCGCGGGGTGCGGTGTCGCTTCCCGGCGTCACGCCGAAGAATTAATGCGGTCGGGGCAGATTTCAGTAAACGGGGAAAAGGCACTGGCCCCGGGCGTTAAGATTGACCCTGAGAAAGATAAAGTATTTTTTAAAAACAAGCTGGTCACCCCTTTAAAAAAAGACAAGATATATTTGTTATTAAATAAACCTAAAGGTTATATTACTACCGCCAGGGACATTCATGCGGAAAAAACGGTTTTTGATTTATTGAAGGGGATAAAAGAAAAATTGTTCCCGGTAGGCAGGCTTGATAAAGATACAAGCGGTTTGCTGCTTTTTACTAATGACGGAGAATTATGCTACAGGCTGACCCATCCTAAATTTGAAGTCGAAAAAACTTACTATGTCGAAATAAGGGGGGAAATAGCAAATTGTGATATCGCGTGCCTCGAACAGGGGATCGTAATTGAAGGGATTAAAACATCTCCGGCGAAAATAGAGATAATAACAAGGAATAAGAATATTTCTGAAATAAAACTGACAATTCGCGAGGGCAGGAAACGCCAGATAAGAAAGATGATAAACAAAATAGGGTACAATCTTTCTGAGCTTAAAAGGATTAAATTCGGGCCTGTTACACTTGGGAATTTAAAGGAAGGAAATTTCAGGTATCTTGACAAAAATGAAATAGAAAAATTAACTTGTAAAAAAGGGTAA
- a CDS encoding adenylate/guanylate cyclase domain-containing protein translates to MSKNKRTHIYTGLAISVCSVIFVLLFTTYLHFFEDFERKTLDSRFNYRTDYYNTKYREEFENIVIIEIDDESASKLGRISEWPRGYYARVLDYISEGGAKQIGFDVGFTENSKNAEEDNLLIESIKESGKVYSSYYFSSKPGTNDEIIRHFGYSFGNALDTAIYWEKYIFPPIRGIAQNSKGAGFINLKQDRDGIVRRIPLFIKYEDKAYPQFAVKMAIDYLNIPKEKIYLEKGKYFYFDTIKIPVGKDNQMLVNYAGYYVFRYIPFWKIYEEIVPREYFQDKTVFIAATAAGAYDLRSTPVKEISPGIEINANAFFTIINENFVLQLNILQVLFISAVLSIACFILSNYLSLWISIITTAILWVLYFTAALYLFKNNSVWLPLVRPTLVIFTSFTGNLGYKYLTERKQKKFIQDAFQRYVSPAVLKELQENPDKVKLYGEEKELTVLFSDIRGFTTFSENLSPKEIVAVLNEYFTRMAKVVFKYDGVLDKFIGDAIMVIFGAPVIQANHAERACLCALEMTEEAEKFSREQEEKGKHRFRIGVGINTGNMILGNMGSETKMDYTVIGDNVNLGSRIESLNKDYKTNIIISETTFEKVKDKFAVKDLGCVTVKGRKAETKIYELLQGKK, encoded by the coding sequence ATGAGTAAAAACAAACGCACACATATTTATACGGGCCTCGCGATAAGCGTATGTTCTGTGATATTTGTTTTGCTTTTTACCACATACCTGCATTTCTTTGAGGATTTTGAACGAAAAACACTGGACAGCCGCTTTAATTACCGCACAGATTACTATAATACGAAATACAGGGAGGAATTTGAAAATATCGTTATTATTGAAATAGATGATGAATCAGCCTCAAAATTGGGCAGGATCAGTGAATGGCCGCGGGGGTATTACGCGAGAGTCTTAGATTATATAAGCGAAGGCGGGGCAAAACAAATAGGTTTTGATGTGGGCTTTACTGAGAATTCAAAAAATGCGGAAGAAGATAACCTGCTTATTGAATCTATAAAAGAGTCGGGAAAAGTATATTCCAGTTATTATTTTTCCTCGAAACCGGGAACTAATGATGAAATAATACGCCACTTCGGTTATTCTTTCGGGAATGCACTGGACACCGCTATTTACTGGGAAAAATATATTTTCCCGCCAATCCGGGGGATTGCGCAAAATTCCAAAGGCGCCGGATTTATTAATTTAAAACAGGACCGGGACGGGATAGTCCGCCGTATCCCGCTTTTTATAAAATACGAAGACAAGGCATATCCCCAATTTGCCGTCAAGATGGCAATAGATTACTTAAATATTCCAAAAGAAAAAATTTATCTTGAAAAAGGCAAATATTTTTATTTTGATACTATTAAAATTCCTGTCGGGAAAGATAACCAGATGCTTGTAAATTACGCGGGTTATTATGTTTTCAGGTATATCCCCTTTTGGAAAATTTACGAAGAAATTGTGCCGAGGGAATATTTCCAGGATAAAACAGTATTTATAGCCGCGACCGCGGCGGGGGCCTATGATTTAAGGTCAACCCCGGTTAAAGAAATATCCCCGGGTATTGAAATAAACGCGAATGCTTTTTTTACTATAATAAATGAAAATTTTGTGTTACAATTAAATATACTGCAGGTTCTATTTATTTCGGCGGTGTTAAGTATAGCTTGTTTTATTTTGTCCAATTATTTGTCCCTTTGGATATCAATAATAACGACGGCAATTTTATGGGTCCTGTATTTTACAGCCGCGTTGTATCTTTTCAAGAATAATAGTGTCTGGCTGCCTTTGGTCAGGCCGACGCTGGTTATTTTTACGAGTTTCACCGGAAATTTAGGTTATAAATATTTAACTGAAAGAAAACAGAAAAAATTTATCCAGGACGCGTTCCAAAGATATGTTTCTCCCGCGGTATTAAAAGAATTGCAGGAAAACCCTGATAAGGTTAAATTGTACGGGGAGGAAAAAGAACTTACGGTGTTATTTTCGGATATACGCGGTTTTACTACATTCTCAGAGAATCTTTCGCCAAAAGAGATTGTGGCGGTTTTGAACGAGTATTTCACCAGGATGGCAAAGGTTGTTTTTAAATATGACGGGGTGCTGGATAAATTTATAGGCGACGCGATAATGGTGATTTTCGGAGCGCCTGTAATCCAGGCAAATCACGCGGAAAGGGCGTGTTTATGCGCCCTTGAAATGACGGAAGAAGCAGAAAAATTTTCCAGGGAACAGGAAGAAAAAGGGAAACACCGGTTTAGGATTGGAGTGGGAATTAATACCGGGAATATGATTCTCGGCAATATGGGTTCGGAAACTAAAATGGATTACACGGTTATCGGTGATAATGTAAATCTTGGTTCACGGATAGAATCGCTCAATAAAGACTATAAAACAAATATTATTATCAGTGAAACGACTTTTGAAAAAGTTAAGGATAAATTTGCTGTAAAAGATTTAGGCTGTGTTACTGTCAAAGGAAGAAAGGCTGAAACTAAGATTTATGAACTTCTGCAGGGGAAAAAATAA